From a region of the Alnus glutinosa chromosome 1, dhAlnGlut1.1, whole genome shotgun sequence genome:
- the LOC133874147 gene encoding actin-related protein 9-like isoform X1, with product MDIIHSGRKEAAFTWTDIYEKEPTSSLPLGSWTNEVVTNESVDQHEGTNSEELISSKTKFRQFICGEEALKISPKEPYCLQRPVRRGHLNISQHYPMQQLLEDLHAIWDCILIEKLHIPLIERNMYSAILVVPETFDNRGIYISNSSLQILRSLG from the exons ATGGATATAATCCACAGTGGCAGGAAGGAAGCAGCGTTTACTTGGACTGATATATACGAGAAGGAACCAACTTCATCTTTGCCATTAG GAAGTTGGACAAATGAAGTTGTGACTAATGAGTCTGTGGACCAGCATGAAGGCACTAACTCTGAGGAACTTATTTCAAGCAAAACTAAATTCAGACAGTTCATTTGTGGTGAGGAAGCACTTAAAATATCCCCGAAAGAGCCATATTGCTTACAACGTCCTGTTCGCAGAGGTCATTTGAATATTTCTCAACACTATCCCATGCAGCAG TTACTTGAGGATCTGCATGCTATTTGGGACTGCATTTTGATAGAGAAACTGCATATCCCTCTCATTGAGAGAAACATGTACTCTGCCATTCTTGTTGTGCCAGAAACATTTGATAATCGGGGTATTTATATCTCAAATAGTTCTTTACAGATTTTGAGATCTTTAGGATAG
- the LOC133874147 gene encoding actin-related protein 9-like isoform X2, with translation MDIIHSGRKEAAFTWTDIYEKEPTSSLPLGSWTNEVVTNESVDQHEGTNSEELISSKTKFRQFICGEEALKISPKEPYCLQRPVRRGHLNISQHYPMQQLLEDLHAIWDCILIEKLHIPLIERNMYSAILVVPETFDNRGLTSRVHH, from the exons ATGGATATAATCCACAGTGGCAGGAAGGAAGCAGCGTTTACTTGGACTGATATATACGAGAAGGAACCAACTTCATCTTTGCCATTAG GAAGTTGGACAAATGAAGTTGTGACTAATGAGTCTGTGGACCAGCATGAAGGCACTAACTCTGAGGAACTTATTTCAAGCAAAACTAAATTCAGACAGTTCATTTGTGGTGAGGAAGCACTTAAAATATCCCCGAAAGAGCCATATTGCTTACAACGTCCTGTTCGCAGAGGTCATTTGAATATTTCTCAACACTATCCCATGCAGCAG TTACTTGAGGATCTGCATGCTATTTGGGACTGCATTTTGATAGAGAAACTGCATATCCCTCTCATTGAGAGAAACATGTACTCTGCCATTCTTGTTGTGCCAGAAACATTTGATAATCGGG GTTTGACTAGCAGAGTGCACCATTAA
- the LOC133874178 gene encoding enoyl-CoA delta isomerase 2, peroxisomal-like, whose amino-acid sequence MCTLEKRGNLFILTLIGDDEHRLSPAVIDSLLSALSQAKSQAIRGSALVTTAHGRFFSNGFDLAWAQAAGSSSAARDRLHHMVESFRPVVAAFLSLPMPTVAAVSGHAAAAGFLLALSHDYILMRRDRAVLYMSEVDLGLTFPDYFTALMRSRIGSVSARRDILLGGRKLKGDEAVTMGIVESAHDGVESVVEAAVSRGEQLAQRKWNGEVYAEIRKSLYPEVCGVLGLVAKTVVASSKL is encoded by the coding sequence ATGTGCACGTTGGAGAAGCGCGGCAACCTCTTCATCCTAACCCTGATCGGCGACGACGAGCACCGGCTGAGCCCAGCCGTTATCGACTCCCTCCTCTCGGCGCTCTCCCAAGCCAAGTCCCAAGCCATCCGCGGCTCGGCTCTCGTCACTACCGCCCACGGCAGGTTCTTCTCCAATGGCTTCGATCTCGCTTGGGCACAAGCTGCCGGCTCCTCCTCCGCCGCTCGCGATCGGCTCCACCACATGGTCGAATCCTTCCGGCCGGTCGTCGCCGCGTTCCTCTCCCTCCCGATGCCTACAGTCGCTGCCGTATCCGGCCACGCCGCCGCTGCCGGGTTCCTCCTCGCGCTTAGCCACGACTACATCCTCATGAGGCGTGATAGAGCCGTGCTGTACATGAGCGAGGTCGACCTCGGCCTCACCTTCCCCGACTACTTCACGGCTCTGATGAGGTCCAGGATCGGCTCGGTTTCGGCTCGACGCGATATCTTGCTCGGGGGGAGGAAACTCAAGGGTGACGAGGCAGTGACGATGGGGATCGTGGAATCGGCGCACGATGGCGTGGAGAGTGTGGTCGAGGCTGCAGTGAGCCGGGGGGAACAGTTGGCGCAGAGGAAGTGGAACGGTGAGGTGTACGCGGAGATAAGGAAGAGTCTGTATCCGGAGGTATGTGGCGTGCTGGGATTGGTTGCCAAAACCGTCGTAGCCTCTTCTAAGCTTTAG